One Pirellulales bacterium genomic region harbors:
- the pncA gene encoding bifunctional nicotinamidase/pyrazinamidase, with protein sequence MKALLLIDLQNDFLPGGALAVPRGDEVVAVANRRMAEYELVVATQDWHPADHLSFVSQHSDHKIGDVIELNGLPQILWPEHCVQDTQGAEFAPTLNQVPISYVVRKGTDRAIDSYSGFFDNARRKATGLEEYLRAKSVDVVHVMGLATDYCVKFTALDAVSLGFRTVLLVEGVRGVERKTGDCRRAMEEMRAAAIKIVE encoded by the coding sequence ATGAAAGCCCTTTTACTGATTGACCTTCAGAATGACTTTTTGCCTGGCGGGGCGTTAGCGGTGCCGCGCGGCGATGAGGTGGTGGCGGTAGCGAATCGGCGGATGGCGGAGTACGAATTGGTCGTGGCCACTCAGGACTGGCATCCGGCGGACCATCTTTCCTTTGTCAGTCAGCACTCGGATCACAAAATAGGAGATGTGATCGAGTTGAACGGATTGCCGCAGATTCTGTGGCCCGAACATTGCGTGCAAGACACGCAGGGCGCCGAGTTCGCGCCGACGCTAAACCAGGTCCCCATCTCGTATGTCGTTCGCAAGGGGACCGACCGCGCGATCGATAGCTACAGCGGCTTCTTCGACAATGCCCGGCGTAAGGCGACCGGGCTGGAAGAGTACCTGCGCGCGAAGTCAGTCGACGTGGTCCACGTGATGGGTCTGGCGACCGACTACTGCGTGAAATTCACGGCACTCGATGCCGTTTCCCTCGGCTTCCGCACGGTGTTGCTGGTCGAAGGCGTCCGCGGCGTGGAACGAAAGACAGGCGATTGCCGGCGCGCGATGGAAGAAATGCGCGCGGCGGCGATAAAGATTGTCGAGTAG
- a CDS encoding NUDIX hydrolase: protein MPYTYEYPRPALTVDVVVFALDERDLKVLLIERDLAPFAGRWALPGGFVNLDETLDAAARRELEEETGLHDIFLEQLYTFGAVDRDPRERVVSVAYYALVNLSEHQVQASSDARNAGWFALADLPRLSFDHEEILAAAHERLRGKVRYQPIGFELLPERFTLRQLQHLYEVILDRELDKRNFRKRVLAMGIVRETNEIEQDVAHRAARLYRFDKKQYDRLTKRGFHFEI from the coding sequence GTGCCTTACACGTACGAATATCCCCGCCCTGCCCTGACGGTCGATGTCGTCGTCTTTGCGCTCGACGAACGGGATCTGAAGGTGCTGCTGATCGAGCGCGACCTCGCTCCGTTCGCGGGTCGTTGGGCGCTGCCCGGCGGTTTCGTCAACCTGGATGAGACGCTCGACGCCGCGGCTCGGCGCGAACTCGAGGAAGAGACCGGGCTGCACGATATTTTTCTCGAACAGCTCTACACGTTTGGCGCGGTCGATCGCGACCCGCGCGAACGGGTTGTCTCGGTGGCCTATTACGCGCTGGTCAACCTGTCGGAGCATCAGGTGCAGGCGAGCAGCGACGCGCGGAACGCGGGCTGGTTCGCGCTGGCCGACCTGCCGCGACTCTCCTTCGACCACGAGGAGATTCTCGCCGCGGCGCACGAGCGGCTGCGGGGCAAGGTCCGCTACCAGCCGATCGGTTTCGAGCTGTTGCCCGAGCGCTTCACGCTGCGACAGTTGCAGCACCTGTACGAGGTGATTTTGGACCGGGAGCTCGACAAGCGCAATTTCCGCAAGCGGGTACTGGCGATGGGCATCGTTCGCGAGACGAACGAAATCGAACAAGACGTGGCGCACCGCGCGGCGCGACTGTACCGCTTCGACAAGAAGCAATATGACCGGCTGACGAAACGCGGGTTTCATTTCGAGATCTGA
- the nadE gene encoding NAD(+) synthase, which produces MKLIRVAAAALNQIPLDWDGNAAHIRRAIELARARQVSLLCLPELCLTGYGCEDAFLSAAVVRRAERVLAELLPDTEGMAVSIGLPVMQASALFNASAMLVDGRLVGLVAKQHLAGDGLHYEPRWFKPWPAGVVVSAKLAGSICPFGDVLFDFDGVRIGFEICEDAWVADRPGEHHVALGADIILNPSASHFALGKTAMRQQLVSEASRAYGVSYIYSNLLGNEAGRVIYDGETIVASAGHVLARGPRLGYDSAVVTDAVIDLDGTRMRRAQSANYQPALAADTSRVVDVRFSLPNCSPDPPVVHAPTWENVAEPLNEEFARAIALGLFDYLRKSRSRGFVVSLSGGADSSAVASLVAIMVRLGVAQLGRDEFCRAIGFRAETPPADDEVAPLVHELLTTVYQATGNSSDTTRNAARDVARAIGATHLELDVDDLFRGYVSKVEAALGRTLTWERDDLALQNIQARTRGPSVWLIANVKGALLLATSNRSEAAVGYATMDGDTCGGISPIAGIDKAFIRRWLRWLEVEGPFGVGPVPALRAVNVQAPTAELRPPAEGQTDEADLMPYDLLDAIEDQAIGERRSPQEVLDTIAAANPQYAREQLARWVRRFFELWSRNQWKRERYAPSLHVDDKNLDPKTWCRFPILSGGFRRELAELDDHRRE; this is translated from the coding sequence ATGAAGCTGATTCGCGTCGCGGCCGCTGCGCTCAATCAAATACCGCTCGATTGGGACGGCAACGCCGCCCACATTCGACGCGCGATCGAACTGGCGCGGGCGCGGCAGGTGAGCCTGCTCTGCCTGCCCGAGCTTTGTCTGACGGGCTACGGATGCGAAGACGCGTTTCTTTCGGCCGCGGTCGTGCGGCGCGCCGAACGCGTGCTGGCCGAGCTTTTGCCGGACACCGAAGGCATGGCCGTCTCGATCGGGCTGCCCGTGATGCAGGCCAGTGCGCTGTTCAACGCCTCGGCCATGCTGGTCGATGGCCGGCTCGTGGGCCTAGTGGCCAAGCAACACCTGGCCGGCGACGGTCTGCACTACGAGCCCCGCTGGTTCAAACCGTGGCCCGCTGGCGTCGTGGTCTCGGCCAAGCTGGCGGGCAGCATCTGTCCGTTTGGCGACGTGCTTTTCGATTTCGACGGCGTGCGCATCGGTTTCGAGATCTGCGAAGACGCCTGGGTCGCCGACCGCCCGGGGGAGCACCACGTCGCCCTGGGGGCGGACATCATCTTGAATCCCAGCGCGAGCCATTTTGCCCTGGGCAAGACGGCCATGCGGCAGCAACTCGTCTCCGAGGCCTCGCGTGCCTACGGCGTGTCGTACATCTATAGCAACCTGCTCGGCAACGAGGCGGGGCGCGTGATCTACGACGGCGAGACGATCGTCGCGTCGGCCGGTCACGTGCTGGCCCGCGGACCAAGGCTGGGCTACGACTCGGCCGTCGTCACCGATGCCGTGATCGACCTCGACGGCACGCGCATGCGACGCGCGCAGTCGGCGAACTACCAGCCTGCTCTGGCTGCCGATACGAGTCGCGTGGTCGATGTCCGATTCTCGCTGCCGAATTGCTCTCCCGATCCACCGGTGGTCCACGCACCGACGTGGGAGAATGTCGCCGAACCGTTGAACGAAGAGTTTGCCCGGGCGATTGCCTTGGGACTGTTCGACTACTTGCGCAAGAGCCGTTCACGAGGGTTTGTCGTCTCGCTCAGTGGTGGGGCCGATTCGTCCGCCGTGGCGTCGCTCGTGGCGATCATGGTGCGACTGGGTGTGGCACAGCTCGGACGGGACGAATTCTGCCGTGCGATCGGCTTTCGTGCGGAAACGCCGCCGGCCGACGACGAAGTTGCGCCGCTCGTCCACGAATTGCTGACGACCGTTTACCAAGCGACGGGCAACAGCTCGGACACGACCCGCAACGCGGCGCGCGACGTGGCCCGCGCGATCGGCGCGACGCATCTCGAGCTCGACGTGGACGACTTGTTCCGCGGCTACGTGTCGAAGGTCGAAGCCGCGCTCGGGCGAACGTTGACTTGGGAGCGAGACGATCTGGCGCTGCAGAACATTCAGGCCCGGACGCGGGGGCCCTCGGTGTGGCTGATCGCGAACGTGAAGGGGGCGTTGCTTTTGGCCACGAGCAATCGTTCGGAGGCGGCGGTCGGCTACGCCACGATGGATGGTGATACCTGTGGCGGTATCAGCCCTATCGCCGGCATCGACAAGGCGTTTATCCGTCGCTGGCTGCGCTGGCTCGAAGTCGAGGGGCCGTTCGGCGTGGGACCGGTTCCGGCGTTGCGGGCCGTGAACGTGCAGGCTCCGACGGCCGAGCTTCGTCCGCCGGCCGAGGGTCAGACCGACGAAGCCGATCTCATGCCGTACGATCTGCTCGATGCCATCGAGGATCAGGCGATTGGCGAACGGCGCTCTCCGCAGGAGGTGCTCGACACGATCGCGGCGGCGAACCCGCAATACGCACGCGAGCAACTCGCCCGCTGGGTGCGACGCTTCTTCGAACTGTGGAGCCGCAACCAGTGGAAGCGTGAGCGATATGCCCCTTCGCTCCACGTCGACGACAAGAACCTCGATCCGAAGACCTGGTGCCGCTTTCCGATCCTGTCGGGCGGCTTTCGCCGCGAGCTGGCCGAGCTCGACGACCACCGACGCGAATGA
- a CDS encoding nicotinate phosphoribosyltransferase — protein sequence MLVELYRPSLALLTDLYQLTMAYGYWKLGRADQEAVFHLFFRRAPFGGGLAVAAGLEPALDYVAGFRFDEADLAYLSTLVGNDGAPLFEQGFLEYLAGLKLTCDLDALPEGTVAFGQVPLVRVRGSLLQCQLLETPLLNLVNFSTLVATKAARVAAAAAGESVLEFGLRRAQGIDGGLTASRAAYLGGCDSTSNVLAGRLYGIPVSGTHAHSWVMAFDSELEAFEQYAEAMPNNCVFLVDTYDTLEGVRHAARVGQRLKAAGHRMIGIRLDSGDLAYLSIETRKILDAAGLHEVAIVASNDLDERIIESLKQQGAKITVWGVGTKLATAYDQPALGGVYKLGAIRDDDGTWQPKMKLSEQAAKSTVPGILQVRRFEGRQGFVADLLYDELAGVDPRRTIVDIKDPHRRKQLASELDATDLLIPYVRQGEIIARRESLDEIRQRVRDQLAKLHPSIRRFLHPHEYPVGLDIGLHERREAMIRDLRQSLAAARSKEPT from the coding sequence ATGCTTGTCGAACTCTACCGTCCGTCGTTGGCCCTGCTGACCGATCTCTATCAGTTGACGATGGCCTACGGCTACTGGAAGCTCGGCCGCGCGGATCAGGAGGCGGTGTTTCATCTCTTCTTCCGTCGGGCGCCCTTTGGCGGCGGTCTGGCGGTGGCGGCGGGGCTCGAGCCGGCGCTCGACTATGTCGCGGGCTTCCGTTTCGACGAAGCCGATCTGGCCTACCTGTCCACGCTGGTGGGGAATGACGGCGCGCCACTGTTCGAGCAGGGTTTTCTCGAGTATCTCGCCGGCCTGAAGCTGACCTGCGATCTCGACGCCCTGCCCGAGGGGACCGTCGCGTTCGGGCAGGTGCCGCTCGTGCGGGTGCGCGGCTCGTTGTTGCAATGTCAACTGCTCGAAACGCCCCTTTTGAACCTGGTCAACTTCTCGACGCTGGTGGCGACGAAAGCGGCACGTGTCGCTGCGGCCGCCGCGGGCGAGTCGGTGCTCGAGTTCGGCCTGCGTCGCGCGCAAGGCATCGATGGTGGATTGACCGCCAGTCGCGCGGCGTATCTTGGCGGGTGCGATTCGACCTCGAATGTCCTGGCTGGCCGTTTGTACGGAATTCCGGTGAGTGGCACCCACGCCCACAGTTGGGTCATGGCGTTCGACAGCGAGCTAGAGGCCTTTGAGCAGTACGCCGAGGCGATGCCGAACAACTGCGTCTTCCTCGTCGACACGTACGATACGCTCGAAGGGGTGCGTCACGCGGCGCGCGTGGGGCAGCGGTTGAAGGCGGCCGGCCATCGCATGATCGGCATTCGGCTCGACTCGGGCGATCTGGCTTATCTGAGCATCGAGACGCGGAAGATCCTCGATGCCGCGGGTCTGCACGAGGTGGCGATCGTCGCGTCGAACGATCTCGACGAGCGCATCATCGAAAGCCTGAAGCAGCAAGGCGCGAAGATTACCGTCTGGGGCGTCGGCACGAAACTGGCCACCGCGTACGATCAGCCGGCCTTGGGAGGTGTCTACAAGTTGGGGGCGATTCGCGACGACGACGGCACGTGGCAACCGAAGATGAAGCTTTCGGAACAAGCGGCCAAATCGACCGTGCCGGGCATTCTTCAGGTGAGGCGATTCGAGGGGCGCCAAGGCTTCGTGGCCGATTTGTTGTACGACGAGTTGGCCGGGGTCGATCCCCGCCGCACGATTGTCGATATCAAGGACCCACATCGTCGCAAGCAACTCGCCAGCGAATTGGACGCGACGGACCTGCTGATTCCCTACGTGCGACAGGGAGAGATCATCGCGCGGCGCGAGTCGCTCGACGAGATACGCCAGCGCGTGCGCGATCAACTGGCCAAACTCCACCCCAGCATCCGCAGGTTTTTGCATCCCCACGAATACCCCGTGGGGCTCGACATCGGTCTGCACGAGCGTCGTGAGGCCATGATCCGCGATCTGCGCCAATCGCTGGCCGCTGCCCGTTCGAAGGAGCCGACATGA
- a CDS encoding bifunctional SulP family inorganic anion transporter/carbonic anhydrase, producing the protein MSTSATTPNPAGPLNPSSIVRDLLAGTVVFLVALPLCLGIALASNAPLISGIIAGIVAGIVVGLVSGSQVSVSGPAAGLTAVVAAQIAVLGSFQAFLLAVVIAGVMQIVLGLMRAEFIAAFFPTSVVKGLLAAIGLLLILKQLPHLLGDDTDPEGEMSFFQPDMETTLTEVLDLPFHIHPGATAIGLSCIGLLILWDRWPALKRMTLPIPLAVVALGIAISVLLDRIGGKWAIGPEHLVQVPVAQTLSDFFAFQELPDFSQWRNPAVYLAALTIALVASLESLLNLEVIDKLDPRQRTSPRGRELVAQGVGNVTTGLLGGIPVATVIVRSSLSINSGAQSKLATIFHGGLLFVSVMALPTWLNTIPLACLAAILIVTGAKLASPQLVRQMWAAGRYQFVPFVVTVVAIVFTDLLTGILVGLAVSISFILNSNLRRPLRRVVEKHLGGDVLHIELANQVSFLNRASLAKALDNVPRGGHVLLDAQGTDYIDPDVLDMIRDFKLKKAPARQIEVSLVGFRNKYQLQDQIHYVDYSTRELQKNVTPAQVLQILKEGHERFRRGRRLNRDLGRQVLATAAGQHPLAVVLSCIDSRTPAELVFDLGVGDIFSVRIAGNVTSRKILGSIEYGCAVAGAKLILVMGHTRCGAVSTAVNLYDITQPVADVTGCQNVETVLGEIQKSIDRDEFAAQSSGSDAEKEAYTNGVARANVRHSVASLVQESETLAELVRLGRIAIVGAMYDVTTGEMHFLDDEPEGMLGMLTSHQAG; encoded by the coding sequence ATGAGCACTTCCGCAACGACGCCGAATCCTGCCGGTCCGCTGAACCCCAGTTCGATCGTGCGCGATCTGCTGGCAGGGACGGTGGTGTTCCTGGTGGCCTTGCCCCTGTGCCTGGGGATCGCGCTGGCGTCGAACGCGCCGCTGATCTCGGGGATTATTGCCGGGATCGTGGCGGGCATCGTGGTGGGGTTGGTCAGCGGCTCCCAAGTCAGCGTTAGCGGACCTGCCGCCGGTTTGACCGCCGTCGTGGCTGCGCAGATCGCGGTCTTGGGGTCGTTTCAGGCGTTTCTGCTGGCGGTGGTCATCGCCGGCGTGATGCAGATCGTGCTGGGACTGATGCGGGCCGAGTTTATCGCGGCCTTTTTCCCCACCAGCGTCGTCAAGGGATTGTTGGCCGCGATCGGCCTGCTCTTGATCTTGAAGCAGTTGCCTCACTTGCTGGGTGACGACACCGATCCGGAAGGGGAAATGTCGTTCTTCCAGCCCGACATGGAGACCACCCTGACCGAGGTGCTGGATCTCCCTTTCCATATTCACCCAGGCGCGACGGCCATTGGTCTGTCGTGCATTGGGCTGTTGATTTTGTGGGACCGCTGGCCGGCCCTCAAGCGAATGACCTTGCCGATTCCGTTGGCGGTGGTTGCGCTGGGCATTGCCATCAGCGTGTTGCTCGATCGTATCGGCGGCAAGTGGGCCATTGGTCCCGAGCACCTGGTGCAGGTGCCTGTGGCGCAGACGCTTTCCGATTTTTTTGCCTTTCAAGAGCTGCCCGATTTTTCGCAGTGGCGCAACCCGGCAGTCTATCTGGCCGCGTTGACGATCGCGTTGGTGGCATCGCTCGAATCGCTGTTGAATCTGGAGGTGATCGACAAGCTCGATCCGCGCCAGCGCACGTCGCCGCGGGGGCGCGAGCTCGTCGCCCAGGGGGTGGGCAACGTGACCACGGGCCTGCTGGGGGGGATTCCCGTCGCGACCGTCATCGTGCGCAGCTCGTTGAGCATCAACTCGGGAGCGCAGAGCAAGCTGGCGACGATCTTCCACGGCGGGTTGCTGTTCGTCTCCGTGATGGCGCTGCCGACGTGGCTGAATACCATTCCGCTCGCGTGCCTGGCGGCGATCCTGATCGTCACGGGGGCCAAGCTTGCCAGCCCCCAACTCGTGCGGCAGATGTGGGCGGCCGGCCGGTACCAATTCGTCCCCTTTGTGGTAACGGTCGTGGCGATCGTCTTCACCGATTTGCTGACGGGCATCCTGGTCGGCCTGGCTGTGAGTATCAGCTTCATTCTCAATAGCAACCTGCGGCGGCCGTTGCGCCGCGTGGTCGAGAAGCACTTGGGGGGGGACGTGCTGCACATCGAGCTGGCCAACCAGGTCAGCTTCTTGAATCGAGCCTCGCTCGCCAAGGCGCTCGACAACGTGCCCCGCGGCGGGCACGTGCTGCTCGACGCCCAAGGGACCGACTATATCGATCCCGACGTGCTCGACATGATCCGCGACTTCAAGTTGAAGAAGGCCCCCGCGCGCCAGATCGAAGTCAGCCTGGTCGGGTTCCGCAACAAGTACCAATTGCAGGACCAGATTCACTACGTCGACTACTCCACGCGCGAACTGCAGAAGAACGTCACGCCGGCGCAGGTACTGCAGATCTTGAAGGAGGGGCACGAGCGCTTCCGACGAGGCCGGCGTTTGAATCGCGATCTGGGCCGACAAGTGTTAGCCACCGCGGCCGGTCAGCATCCGCTGGCCGTCGTGCTGAGTTGCATCGACTCGCGCACGCCGGCGGAGCTCGTGTTCGATCTGGGGGTGGGAGACATCTTCAGCGTGCGCATCGCCGGCAACGTCACCAGCCGCAAGATTCTGGGCAGCATCGAATATGGTTGCGCCGTCGCCGGAGCAAAGCTGATCCTGGTGATGGGGCACACCCGTTGCGGCGCCGTGTCGACCGCTGTGAATCTCTACGACATCACGCAGCCGGTGGCCGATGTGACGGGTTGCCAGAATGTCGAGACGGTGCTCGGCGAGATCCAGAAGTCGATCGACCGCGATGAATTCGCGGCGCAAAGCAGCGGATCGGACGCGGAAAAAGAGGCCTACACGAACGGCGTCGCGCGCGCCAACGTGCGACATTCGGTGGCCAGCCTCGTGCAAGAGAGCGAAACGCTTGCCGAGCTGGTGCGCCTGGGGCGGATCGCCATCGTCGGCGCCATGTACGACGTCACCACCGGCGAGATGCATTTTTTGGACGACGAGCCCGAGGGAATGCTCGGCATGTTGACGAGCCACCAGGCTGGCTGA
- a CDS encoding chloride channel protein — translation MQEHPLAQSATVDGLTITPALNTVLESVQLPAQHAAIDRRAVFICGLAALLGFVAAFVAQALLLLIALVTNLAFFGRLSFVDVVPAAAVPNLGWWVVPIPVLGALVVGLMARFGSKAIRGHGIPEAMEQVLTNESRIPARMTFLKPISSAISIGTGGPFGAEGPIIATGSALGSVLGQAIHVSTSERKTLLSAGAAAGMAATFGSPVSAVLLAIELLLFEYRPRSIIPVALAAVMATGVRGIFEGMEPVFAMPNLAQPSIAALLAYVLIGALMGIVAVAVTRIVYAIEDGFERLPLHWMWWPAIGAVAVGIVGYFEPDTLGVGYYNIRDLLSNRLPVATVIFLCGMKFLSWSIALGSGTSGGTLAPLFTIGGGVGAALGSAIALVAPALGVDPRMAALVGMAAMFSGASRAMLASAVFAFETTLQPLGLLPLMGGCAAAYLAASLVMRNSIMTEKIARRGVRTPHEYLADPLDQILVRDVAVRQVVSLLVSDRVTDVLERMLVRADHLHPVYPVLDARGVLVGVVARRELLNPDYQGTSTVADLICRSPRFVYEDCSVRQAADHMLNHGVGRLPVVTRAAPHRLVGIVTRRDILSGYRRRLRETVHDRPTLPLFGRVPRPNGPG, via the coding sequence ATGCAAGAACATCCGCTTGCTCAATCTGCAACGGTCGATGGCCTGACGATCACGCCTGCGCTGAATACGGTGCTCGAGTCGGTACAGTTGCCGGCCCAGCACGCGGCGATCGATCGCCGTGCGGTGTTCATTTGCGGGCTGGCCGCGCTGTTGGGATTCGTTGCGGCCTTCGTGGCGCAGGCCCTGCTGTTACTGATCGCGCTGGTAACGAACCTGGCCTTCTTCGGACGACTCTCGTTCGTCGACGTCGTGCCTGCCGCCGCCGTGCCGAATCTGGGCTGGTGGGTCGTGCCGATTCCCGTGCTCGGAGCGCTGGTCGTTGGTCTGATGGCTCGCTTCGGTTCGAAGGCCATCCGCGGTCACGGTATTCCCGAGGCCATGGAGCAGGTGCTGACGAATGAAAGTCGCATTCCGGCCCGCATGACGTTTCTCAAGCCGATCTCTTCGGCCATTTCGATCGGCACGGGAGGCCCGTTTGGCGCCGAAGGGCCGATTATTGCCACGGGAAGCGCGCTGGGGTCGGTGCTGGGCCAGGCGATTCACGTGTCGACCTCTGAACGCAAGACGCTCTTATCGGCCGGAGCGGCGGCGGGCATGGCGGCCACGTTCGGCAGCCCCGTGTCGGCGGTGCTGCTGGCGATCGAATTGTTGCTGTTCGAGTATCGTCCCCGTTCGATCATCCCGGTGGCACTGGCGGCAGTCATGGCGACGGGGGTGCGCGGGATCTTCGAAGGGATGGAGCCGGTCTTCGCGATGCCGAACCTGGCGCAACCCAGCATCGCGGCCCTGCTTGCCTATGTGTTGATTGGGGCGTTGATGGGGATCGTGGCCGTCGCGGTGACGCGTATCGTTTATGCCATCGAGGACGGTTTCGAGCGACTGCCGCTGCACTGGATGTGGTGGCCCGCCATCGGCGCCGTCGCTGTGGGAATCGTGGGCTATTTCGAGCCCGATACGTTGGGCGTGGGCTACTACAACATCCGCGATCTGCTCTCCAATCGCCTGCCGGTGGCCACGGTGATCTTCCTGTGCGGAATGAAGTTTCTGTCCTGGTCGATTGCTCTGGGTAGCGGGACGTCGGGGGGGACGCTGGCCCCGTTGTTCACGATCGGCGGTGGCGTGGGGGCAGCGCTGGGTTCGGCGATCGCACTCGTGGCGCCCGCTCTGGGGGTCGACCCGCGCATGGCGGCGCTGGTGGGCATGGCGGCGATGTTTTCTGGCGCCTCGCGTGCCATGCTGGCCTCGGCAGTCTTCGCGTTCGAGACGACGCTGCAACCGCTGGGCCTGCTGCCGCTGATGGGAGGCTGTGCGGCCGCTTACCTCGCGGCCAGCCTGGTGATGCGCAATTCGATCATGACGGAGAAAATTGCGCGGCGCGGCGTGCGCACTCCGCACGAATACCTTGCCGATCCACTCGACCAGATCCTGGTGCGTGACGTAGCCGTGCGGCAGGTCGTCTCGTTGCTCGTCTCGGACCGCGTCACCGACGTGCTCGAGCGGATGCTGGTGCGGGCCGATCATCTTCATCCGGTCTACCCGGTGCTCGACGCACGTGGCGTGCTGGTGGGGGTCGTCGCGCGAAGAGAGTTGTTGAACCCCGATTATCAAGGCACGTCTACCGTGGCCGACCTGATCTGCCGCAGCCCGCGTTTCGTCTACGAAGATTGCAGCGTCCGGCAGGCGGCCGATCATATGCTGAATCATGGCGTGGGGCGCCTGCCAGTCGTCACTCGTGCGGCGCCGCACCGCCTGGTGGGGATCGTGACCCGGCGCGATATTCTCTCGGGCTACCGTCGCCGTTTGCGCGAAACGGTACACGACCGTCCCACCCTGCCCCTGTTTGGCCGTGTGCCCCGGCCGAACGGCCCGGGCTGA